In the Pseudothauera hydrothermalis genome, one interval contains:
- the dapE gene encoding succinyl-diaminopimelate desuccinylase, with protein sequence MTPSPNAPTLALACELIARPSVTPEDAGCLDLIASRLAPLGFVLERIDTGGVCNLWARRGKARPVLCFAGHTDVVPTGPLEAWQSPPFEPTVRDGMLYGRGAADMKSSLAAFVTAIETFVAAHPDHQGSIALLLTSDEEGAATHGTVKVVEALAARGERLDWCVVGEPTSVVTLGDMIKNGRRGSLSGTLRVKGIQGHVAYPHLARNPVHQLAPALAELAAIGWDQGDEFFPPTTWQVSNIHAGTGATNIIPGHCEVQFNFRFAPTSSAESLKTRTHEVLDRHGLEYELVWQLSGKPFITGRGRLVNAISQAIRATTGVDTELSTTGGTSDGRFIADICAEVVECGPVNATIHKVNECIAVDALEALSSIYRRTLENLLLAPAG encoded by the coding sequence ATGACCCCAAGCCCGAACGCACCGACTCTCGCCCTTGCCTGCGAATTGATCGCCCGCCCTTCGGTCACCCCTGAGGACGCAGGTTGCCTGGATTTGATTGCCAGCCGTCTGGCCCCGCTGGGTTTTGTGCTGGAGCGTATCGACACCGGCGGGGTTTGCAACCTGTGGGCGCGGCGCGGTAAGGCCCGCCCTGTCCTGTGCTTTGCCGGACACACCGACGTGGTGCCGACCGGCCCACTGGAAGCCTGGCAGAGCCCGCCATTCGAACCCACGGTGCGCGACGGCATGCTCTACGGGCGGGGGGCGGCCGACATGAAAAGCTCGCTGGCGGCCTTCGTCACCGCCATCGAAACCTTCGTCGCTGCCCACCCCGATCATCAAGGCTCGATTGCACTGTTGCTTACCTCCGACGAAGAAGGTGCGGCTACCCATGGCACCGTCAAGGTGGTCGAGGCTCTTGCCGCCCGCGGTGAGCGTCTGGACTGGTGTGTGGTGGGCGAACCCACCTCGGTGGTCACGCTGGGCGACATGATCAAAAACGGCCGTCGCGGATCGCTATCGGGCACGCTGCGGGTCAAGGGCATACAAGGTCATGTGGCCTATCCGCATCTGGCGCGCAACCCGGTGCATCAGTTGGCACCGGCCTTGGCCGAACTGGCTGCCATCGGCTGGGACCAAGGCGACGAGTTCTTCCCGCCCACCACTTGGCAAGTGTCCAATATTCACGCTGGAACCGGCGCCACCAACATCATTCCCGGTCATTGCGAAGTGCAGTTCAATTTTCGCTTCGCCCCGACAAGCAGCGCAGAATCGCTCAAAACCCGCACCCATGAAGTGCTCGACCGGCATGGCTTGGAATACGAGCTCGTCTGGCAGCTTTCCGGTAAACCCTTCATCACCGGACGTGGTCGCCTGGTCAATGCGATCAGCCAAGCCATCCGCGCCACCACTGGCGTCGACACCGAACTGTCGACCACCGGCGGCACCTCGGATGGCCGCTTCATTGCCGACATCTGCGCCGAAGTGGTGGAATGCGGACCAGTAAACGCCACCATCCACAAGGTCAATGAGTGCATCGCGGTCGATGCGCTCGAGGCTTTGTCGTCCATTTACCGCCGCACCTTGGAAAATCTGTTGCTCGCGCCGGCGGGCTGA
- a CDS encoding PilT/PilU family type 4a pilus ATPase, whose translation MMFDKLFQLMADKQASDIFISAGAPIHIKIQGHTMPINQQVMEPSMIKRMIYEMMSAEQIERFERDKELNLSFGRRDLGNFRVNVFWQRNSIGVVVRYIQGDIPSLEALGLPPVLADVVMEKRGLVLVVGATGSGKSTTLASMIDHRNRNKSGHILTVEDPIEYLFKHRKSVVNQREVGIDTHSWHEALRNAMRQAPDCILIGEIRDRETMQAALAYSQTGHLCLATLHANNAYHALNRIVNFFPLENRPLLYLDLAVALKCIVSQRLVRKPDGKRIPAVEILMNTRHIAELIERGELNGVKEAMEQSLAPGSQTFEQDLFNLFHSKTITLDEALANADSPTNLHWLINNAQLASTDTQPQGGQGTPIIDFERTQPDGTSFREFTLHMDD comes from the coding sequence ATGATGTTCGACAAGCTGTTTCAACTGATGGCCGACAAGCAGGCTTCGGATATCTTCATCTCGGCCGGTGCGCCCATCCACATCAAGATTCAGGGGCACACCATGCCGATCAACCAGCAGGTCATGGAGCCGTCCATGATCAAGCGGATGATCTACGAGATGATGAGTGCGGAGCAGATCGAGCGTTTTGAACGCGACAAAGAGCTCAATCTCTCTTTCGGGCGGCGGGATCTGGGCAACTTCCGGGTCAATGTATTCTGGCAACGCAACAGCATTGGCGTGGTGGTGCGCTACATCCAGGGCGATATTCCTTCGCTGGAGGCGCTGGGGTTGCCGCCGGTGCTGGCCGATGTGGTCATGGAAAAACGCGGTCTGGTGCTGGTGGTGGGGGCGACCGGTTCGGGCAAATCCACGACCCTGGCCTCGATGATCGACCACCGCAACCGCAACAAATCCGGACATATCCTGACCGTCGAGGACCCGATCGAGTACCTGTTCAAGCACCGCAAATCGGTCGTGAACCAGCGCGAGGTGGGAATCGACACCCACAGTTGGCACGAGGCGCTGCGTAATGCCATGCGCCAGGCTCCAGACTGCATTCTGATCGGCGAAATCCGCGACCGCGAAACCATGCAGGCCGCGCTGGCCTACTCGCAAACCGGGCATTTGTGCTTGGCCACGCTGCACGCCAATAACGCCTATCATGCGCTCAATCGCATCGTGAACTTCTTTCCGCTGGAAAACCGTCCCCTGCTCTATCTGGATCTGGCGGTTGCGCTCAAATGCATCGTTTCCCAGCGTCTGGTGCGCAAACCCGACGGCAAGCGCATTCCAGCCGTGGAAATTCTGATGAATACCCGCCATATCGCCGAGTTGATCGAGCGCGGTGAGCTGAACGGGGTCAAGGAAGCCATGGAGCAGAGCCTGGCACCGGGTTCGCAAACCTTTGAACAGGATTTGTTCAATCTCTTCCACAGCAAGACCATCACCCTGGACGAGGCGCTGGCCAATGCCGATTCACCGACCAACCTGCACTGGTTGATCAACAACGCCCAGCTTGCCTCCACCGACACCCAACCCCAGGGCGGCCAAGGCACGCCGATCATCGACTTTGAGCGCACCCAACCGGACGGCACGTCTTTCCGTGAGTTCACCTTGCACATGGACGATTGA
- the dapD gene encoding 2,3,4,5-tetrahydropyridine-2,6-dicarboxylate N-succinyltransferase produces MQALQKIIDDAFENRASLSPAAATAEVRDAVAQVIAGLDAGTLRVAEKKEGQWVVNQWIKKAVLISFRLRDNEPMPAGSLNFFDKVPTKFGDYTPEQFQQGGFRVVPPAVVRKGSYIAKNVVLMPSYVNIGAYVDEGTMVDTWATVGSCAQIGKNVHLSGGVGIGGVLEPVQAGPVIIEDNVFIGARSEVVEGVIVEENAVLSMGVYIGQSTKIYDRETGEIHYGRVPAGSVVVPGSLPSADGKYSLYCAVIVKKVDAQTRAKTAINELLRGA; encoded by the coding sequence ATGCAAGCACTGCAAAAGATCATCGACGACGCCTTCGAGAACCGTGCCAGCCTGTCGCCGGCTGCCGCCACCGCCGAGGTGCGCGATGCGGTCGCCCAGGTGATTGCCGGCCTGGATGCCGGCACCCTGCGGGTGGCGGAAAAGAAAGAAGGCCAGTGGGTGGTCAACCAGTGGATCAAGAAAGCGGTACTGATCTCCTTCCGTCTGCGCGACAACGAACCGATGCCGGCCGGCAGTCTCAATTTCTTCGACAAGGTGCCGACCAAGTTCGGCGACTACACCCCGGAACAGTTCCAGCAGGGCGGCTTCCGCGTGGTGCCGCCGGCGGTGGTGCGCAAGGGCAGCTATATTGCCAAGAACGTGGTGCTGATGCCCTCCTACGTGAACATTGGCGCCTACGTGGATGAAGGCACCATGGTGGATACCTGGGCCACCGTGGGTTCCTGCGCGCAGATCGGCAAAAACGTGCATCTATCCGGTGGTGTGGGCATCGGCGGCGTGCTGGAGCCGGTGCAGGCCGGCCCGGTGATCATCGAAGATAATGTGTTCATCGGCGCGCGCTCCGAAGTGGTCGAGGGCGTGATCGTCGAGGAGAATGCGGTGCTGTCGATGGGGGTGTACATCGGCCAAAGCACCAAGATCTATGACCGTGAGACCGGCGAAATCCATTACGGCCGGGTCCCCGCGGGGTCGGTCGTGGTGCCTGGCAGCTTGCCTTCGGCCGACGGTAAATACAGCCTGTACTGTGCGGTGATCGTCAAGAAGGTCGACGCCCAAACCCGCGCCAAGACCGCCATCAACGAGCTGCTGCGCGGCGCGTAA
- the dapC gene encoding succinyldiaminopimelate transaminase, producing MNPNLSRLQPYPFEKLRALFQGIAPPTGLKPIRLSIGEPQHPTPTFILQALADNLGGLATYPTTQGSDALREAIAGWLMRRYGLPAMDAGTQVLPVNGSREALFAFAQCVLDGSRPGAKVLSPNPFYQIYEGAALLAGAEPVFLNNTAGGERFGPNFDSVPESVWRDVQLVFVCSPGNPTGRVLSLDEWGDLFERADRYGFAIAADECYSEIYFDEHNPPLGALQAAHRLGRSDFGNIVMFSSLSKRSNVPGMRSGFVAGDAKLLKNFLRYRTYHGCAMSPAVQAASVAAWSDEAHVLENRRLYREKFDRITPLLAPWLEVERPDAGFYLWARTPIADTEFARRLQAEYNVTVLPGSFLAREAAGINPGENYVRIALVAEPGECLEAAERIVAFCQKL from the coding sequence GTGAATCCGAATCTTTCCCGTCTGCAGCCTTACCCGTTCGAAAAGCTACGCGCCTTGTTCCAAGGCATCGCGCCGCCAACCGGTTTGAAACCGATCCGTCTATCCATTGGCGAACCTCAACACCCAACGCCGACTTTCATCCTGCAGGCGCTGGCCGATAACCTGGGCGGCCTAGCCACCTACCCCACCACGCAGGGCTCGGACGCGCTGCGCGAAGCGATCGCCGGTTGGCTGATGCGCCGCTACGGCCTGCCGGCGATGGATGCCGGCACCCAGGTGCTACCGGTCAATGGCTCGCGCGAGGCGCTGTTCGCTTTTGCTCAGTGCGTGCTCGACGGCAGCAGGCCGGGCGCCAAGGTGCTCTCACCCAACCCGTTTTATCAGATCTACGAAGGCGCGGCCCTGCTGGCAGGCGCCGAGCCGGTGTTCCTCAACAATACGGCCGGCGGCGAGCGTTTTGGGCCGAATTTCGATTCGGTGCCGGAATCCGTCTGGCGCGATGTACAGCTAGTGTTCGTCTGCTCGCCCGGCAACCCCACCGGCCGGGTGTTGTCGCTGGACGAATGGGGCGATCTCTTCGAGCGTGCCGACCGCTACGGCTTCGCGATTGCGGCCGACGAGTGCTATTCCGAGATCTACTTCGACGAACACAACCCGCCGCTGGGGGCGCTACAGGCCGCGCACCGGCTGGGGCGCAGCGACTTTGGCAACATCGTCATGTTTTCCAGCCTGTCCAAGCGCTCCAACGTGCCGGGCATGCGCTCCGGCTTCGTGGCCGGCGATGCAAAACTGCTCAAAAACTTCTTGCGTTATCGCACCTACCATGGTTGCGCGATGAGCCCGGCGGTGCAGGCCGCTTCGGTTGCAGCCTGGAGCGACGAAGCGCATGTGCTGGAAAACCGTCGGCTCTACCGCGAGAAATTCGACCGCATCACGCCGCTGCTCGCCCCCTGGCTGGAGGTCGAACGGCCGGACGCCGGCTTCTACCTGTGGGCTCGCACACCCATCGCGGATACCGAGTTCGCCCGCCGGCTGCAGGCTGAATATAATGTGACCGTCCTGCCCGGCAGCTTTCTTGCACGTGAGGCTGCCGGCATCAATCCCGGCGAAAACTATGTGCGCATCGCGCTGGTGGCCGAACCCGGCGAATGTCTGGAAGCGGCCGAGCGCATCGTCGCCTTCTGTCAAAAACTTTGA
- the smc gene encoding chromosome segregation protein SMC: MRLSKLKLAGFKTFVDPTTVLIPGNLVGVVGPNGCGKSNIIDAVRWVLGETRASALRGESMQDVIFNGSTTRKPVSRASVELVFDNSDGKAAGQWSRYAEISVKRVLERSGESTYYINNVHVRRKDVIDLFLGTGLGPRAYAIIEQGMISRIIEARPEEVRGFLEEAAGVTKYRERRKETEGRLADARDNLTRLEDIRTELGARIERLRAQAEVAERYRKLSAAHSERQQLLWLLKRNEARAQQDRLRQALDEATRRIETDSARLQALEAAVDEARQAHFAAAEAAHAAQSDLYAAVAEVTRLEAELKHLQDARQRLQARLDQLDADLAHWQGRRQTLAVERDRWVELQENAAIRAEQAEVRHAEIADRLPEAEAARQAADTTVSAARRELSQTEQQLRVQEAHRASASRALEALTQRRARLESEGASINGPDEAVLSEREAKVEALCEALDARQQALQALQAAQPDVQTALKAALEHERQAQRQLTELRARRDALVQLQTRVACQGELGDWLHRHGLIDLTPLWRAVRVAEGWELALEAVLRERLAALRTDDFDAARALVEQPPPGALALVLDGHQSAPLPPAAAPAGSTPLWARIEVLDPALEPALRAWLQSVFAVDDLDEWLVRRGELADGITLVSRRGQLLTRHCLTHYVPDDRTHGVMERQREIDALTDQAHTLEQASGCAHEALLAAEARAQDLQARISALRRDTQALQQQWHDAQVELLKLTQARTRALERRQQIDRDLADLARQEDTEREHLARAELEYARAAELAQVQRQRLESAMTVLDERDQALRNTRALEQATARELQEARFSERECTGKLEDIARNLQLAAEQLERIRAEAELRHQELDAIDLCRSQSALQEALALRASREAALSARRDALEEAAAQLKQLEEMRLRTEQETAPVREQVAELRLAVQAAELATAQFDSRLAEAGAIEAALAPLLTEELREAALQREVARLAREIAELGAVNLAALDELKQAEERKGYLDAQADDLNQAIGTLEDAIRRIDRETREQLQDTYNTVNGHFGTLFPQLFGGGQARLELTGEEILDAGIQIVAQPPGKKNSSIHLLSGGEKALTAIALVFSMFQLNPAPFCMLDEVDAPLDDTNTERYGRMVKRMSSQTQFIFITHSKITMEIAQQLVGVTMQEQGVSRVVEVDIDEALRMAESVTA, from the coding sequence GTGCGTCTTTCCAAGCTCAAACTTGCCGGTTTCAAGACCTTCGTCGATCCCACCACGGTGCTCATTCCGGGCAACCTGGTCGGCGTGGTCGGCCCCAACGGCTGCGGCAAATCCAATATCATCGACGCGGTGCGCTGGGTACTGGGTGAAACCAGGGCTTCCGCGCTGCGCGGCGAGTCGATGCAAGATGTCATCTTCAATGGCTCGACCACCCGTAAGCCGGTCTCGCGCGCCAGCGTGGAACTGGTTTTTGACAACAGCGACGGCAAGGCCGCCGGTCAGTGGTCACGCTATGCGGAAATCTCGGTCAAGCGCGTGCTCGAGCGCAGCGGCGAATCCACGTACTACATCAACAACGTCCATGTACGCCGCAAGGATGTGATCGATCTTTTCCTGGGTACCGGCCTGGGGCCGCGGGCCTACGCGATCATCGAACAGGGCATGATCTCACGCATCATCGAGGCGCGCCCGGAAGAGGTACGCGGCTTTCTGGAAGAGGCTGCCGGGGTCACCAAGTACCGCGAGCGCCGCAAGGAGACCGAAGGCCGTCTTGCCGATGCACGCGACAATCTGACCCGTCTGGAAGACATCCGCACCGAACTTGGCGCGCGTATCGAACGTTTGCGCGCCCAGGCCGAAGTGGCCGAACGCTACCGCAAGCTCAGCGCTGCCCATAGCGAGCGCCAGCAGTTGTTATGGTTGCTCAAACGCAACGAAGCGCGCGCCCAGCAGGATCGGTTGCGCCAAGCGCTGGATGAGGCCACTCGTCGCATCGAAACCGACAGCGCGCGGTTGCAGGCACTGGAAGCGGCGGTCGATGAAGCCCGTCAGGCGCACTTTGCCGCTGCCGAGGCGGCGCATGCGGCACAGAGCGATCTGTACGCCGCAGTGGCCGAAGTGACCCGGTTGGAAGCGGAATTGAAGCATTTGCAGGATGCGCGCCAGCGTCTGCAAGCGCGCCTCGATCAACTCGATGCCGATCTTGCGCACTGGCAGGGCCGGCGCCAAACCCTTGCAGTCGAACGCGACCGCTGGGTCGAGCTACAGGAAAACGCAGCGATACGTGCCGAACAGGCCGAGGTGCGTCATGCTGAAATCGCCGATCGTCTGCCGGAAGCCGAAGCCGCCCGCCAGGCGGCCGACACCACGGTATCGGCCGCCCGCCGCGAACTGTCGCAGACCGAACAGCAGTTGCGGGTGCAAGAAGCCCATCGGGCCAGCGCCAGCCGCGCGCTGGAGGCGCTGACCCAGCGCCGCGCCCGCCTGGAAAGCGAGGGGGCTAGCATCAATGGGCCGGATGAGGCCGTGTTGAGCGAGCGCGAAGCCAAAGTCGAAGCGCTGTGCGAAGCGCTCGACGCCCGCCAACAGGCGCTGCAAGCACTGCAAGCCGCTCAGCCCGATGTGCAAACCGCACTCAAAGCGGCGCTGGAGCATGAGCGGCAGGCCCAGCGCCAGCTCACCGAACTGCGCGCCCGCCGCGACGCCCTGGTGCAGTTGCAGACGCGCGTGGCCTGTCAAGGCGAGTTGGGCGACTGGTTGCACCGCCACGGCTTGATCGATCTCACCCCGTTATGGCGCGCAGTGCGCGTAGCCGAAGGTTGGGAACTGGCTCTCGAAGCGGTGTTGCGCGAACGTCTGGCTGCACTGCGAACAGACGACTTCGATGCCGCACGGGCGCTCGTAGAGCAGCCGCCACCTGGCGCGCTGGCGCTGGTCTTGGATGGCCACCAGAGCGCACCGCTGCCACCGGCGGCCGCACCCGCTGGCAGTACGCCGCTTTGGGCTCGCATCGAGGTGCTCGATCCGGCCTTGGAGCCGGCGCTAAGGGCTTGGTTGCAGAGTGTTTTTGCGGTCGATGATCTCGATGAATGGTTGGTGCGTCGCGGCGAGCTTGCCGACGGCATCACCCTGGTGTCGCGCCGCGGCCAGTTACTGACCCGTCACTGTCTGACCCATTATGTGCCGGACGACCGCACGCACGGCGTCATGGAACGGCAGCGCGAAATCGACGCCCTGACCGATCAAGCGCACACCCTGGAGCAGGCCAGCGGCTGCGCACATGAGGCGCTGCTTGCCGCCGAGGCACGCGCGCAAGACTTGCAGGCCCGCATCTCCGCCTTGCGCCGCGACACCCAAGCGTTGCAACAGCAATGGCACGATGCGCAGGTCGAGCTACTCAAGCTGACCCAGGCGCGGACTCGGGCGCTGGAACGTCGCCAACAGATCGACCGCGACCTGGCGGATCTGGCCCGACAGGAGGACACCGAGCGCGAACATCTGGCCCGTGCCGAGCTGGAATACGCCCGCGCGGCCGAACTGGCCCAGGTGCAGCGTCAGCGCCTGGAATCAGCCATGACAGTGCTGGATGAACGCGATCAGGCGCTGCGCAACACCCGTGCGCTGGAGCAAGCCACCGCCCGCGAGCTGCAAGAAGCACGCTTTTCGGAACGCGAATGTACCGGCAAGCTGGAAGACATCGCCCGCAACCTGCAACTGGCGGCGGAACAACTCGAACGTATCCGTGCCGAAGCCGAGCTCCGTCATCAGGAACTGGATGCCATCGACCTTTGCCGCAGCCAAAGTGCGCTGCAAGAAGCACTCGCCTTGCGCGCCAGCCGGGAAGCGGCGCTCAGCGCGCGACGCGACGCGCTGGAAGAAGCAGCGGCCCAGCTCAAACAGCTCGAGGAAATGCGTCTGCGTACCGAGCAGGAAACCGCCCCGGTGCGCGAACAAGTGGCCGAGTTACGTCTGGCGGTCCAAGCGGCGGAGCTGGCCACTGCACAGTTTGACTCACGCCTGGCCGAAGCCGGGGCGATTGAGGCCGCGCTTGCCCCGCTGCTCACCGAGGAACTGCGCGAGGCCGCGCTGCAGCGCGAGGTGGCGCGCTTGGCGCGCGAGATCGCCGAGTTGGGGGCGGTCAATCTGGCTGCGCTGGACGAACTCAAGCAGGCCGAAGAGCGCAAGGGCTATCTGGACGCTCAGGCCGACGATCTCAATCAGGCCATTGGCACCCTGGAAGACGCCATCCGCCGCATCGACCGCGAAACCCGCGAACAACTGCAAGACACCTACAACACCGTCAACGGCCACTTTGGCACGCTGTTTCCGCAGCTCTTTGGTGGCGGTCAGGCGCGGCTGGAACTGACCGGCGAGGAAATCCTGGATGCCGGCATCCAGATCGTTGCCCAGCCGCCGGGCAAGAAAAACAGTTCCATTCACTTGCTGTCGGGCGGCGAAAAAGCGCTCACCGCGATTGCGCTGGTGTTTTCGATGTTTCAGCTCAATCCGGCGCCGTTTTGCATGCTTGACGAGGTGGATGCCCCATTGGACGATACCAACACCGAGCGCTACGGGCGCATGGTCAAACGCATGTCATCGCAGACACAATTCATCTTCATCACGCACAGCAAGATCACCATGGAAATCGCTCAGCAACTGGTCGGCGTGACCATGCAGGAGCAAGGAGTGTCGCGGGTGGTCGAGGTGGATATCGACGAAGCGTTGCGGATGGCCGAATCGGTCACAGCCTGA
- a CDS encoding cell division protein ZipA C-terminal FtsZ-binding domain-containing protein, whose product MDSELQIALIGAGAALVMLIVAYNKWQERKHRRHAERAFKSEHPDILLEPREMAEPAEPAGRVEPVVSESVSEDVAPQPVRRPVSESASRRGTPAVPEALDARADCSVLIESIEALEVSRLWAAQRQQLEGLNKPVQWFAFDDGANVWRALTEHSAGAYHWFCVAVQTVDRRGPIGERDFAYFCEGVQRIAEQFLAVPAGLPARADTLSAAAALDRLCAEVDVQIGLNIVSRGQAFAGTKLRGLAEAQGMVLGPDGQFHARDDDGNTLFMLGNLEATPFTAENLRSLQTTGITLVIDVPRVTHGVQTFDRMMQVANQLAEALQGSVVDDKRHPLGAEAAALIRTQIAQFHERMADQAIPAGSPLARRLFAA is encoded by the coding sequence ATGGACAGCGAACTGCAGATCGCACTGATTGGCGCCGGCGCCGCCTTGGTGATGCTGATCGTCGCCTACAACAAGTGGCAGGAACGCAAGCACCGACGCCACGCGGAACGAGCCTTCAAATCCGAGCACCCTGACATTCTGCTAGAACCGCGCGAAATGGCCGAACCAGCCGAGCCAGCCGGGCGTGTCGAGCCCGTCGTGAGCGAAAGCGTGTCCGAGGATGTAGCGCCGCAGCCGGTTCGTCGGCCGGTCAGTGAATCGGCCAGCCGCCGCGGCACCCCGGCAGTGCCCGAAGCGCTGGATGCGCGCGCCGATTGCAGTGTGCTCATCGAGTCGATCGAAGCGCTGGAGGTCTCACGTCTATGGGCCGCTCAACGCCAGCAGTTGGAGGGCTTGAATAAGCCCGTGCAGTGGTTTGCTTTCGACGATGGCGCCAATGTCTGGCGAGCACTCACCGAGCACAGCGCGGGTGCCTATCACTGGTTCTGTGTCGCGGTGCAAACGGTCGACCGCCGCGGCCCGATCGGCGAGCGCGACTTTGCTTACTTTTGCGAAGGCGTGCAACGGATTGCAGAACAGTTCCTGGCAGTGCCGGCCGGTTTGCCCGCACGTGCCGACACCCTGTCTGCGGCCGCCGCGCTCGATCGTTTATGCGCCGAGGTGGATGTGCAAATTGGCCTCAACATCGTCAGCCGTGGCCAAGCCTTTGCCGGCACCAAGTTGCGCGGCCTGGCCGAAGCCCAGGGCATGGTATTGGGCCCGGATGGCCAGTTCCATGCGCGCGACGATGACGGCAACACTTTGTTTATGCTTGGCAACCTGGAAGCAACGCCATTTACCGCCGAAAACCTGCGCAGCCTGCAGACCACCGGCATCACGCTGGTGATCGACGTGCCGCGGGTGACCCATGGCGTACAGACCTTCGATCGCATGATGCAGGTCGCCAACCAGCTCGCCGAGGCGCTGCAGGGTAGCGTGGTCGATGACAAGCGTCATCCGCTCGGCGCCGAGGCTGCCGCGCTGATCCGCACGCAAATTGCCCAGTTTCATGAACGCATGGCCGATCAGGCGATTCCCGCCGGCAGCCCGCTTGCCCGCCGTTTGTTTGCCGCATGA